From Desulfurella sp., a single genomic window includes:
- a CDS encoding chloride channel protein: MKDTASLSFLQNNIARKWLIYVLLGIFSGLGAIFLFVMINFFSVYLLNHIAGFPFKFPTNEKSLFTLKNEPFKPLIFLIIITAGGFLSGLILYIFNDKESGVNKIIKYFHHKSTIRPKSAIVKLFASSIALGSGFAGGREGPAAEIGASIGSFLGNVFNLSNKEKRMLMVSGLAAGIGAIFRAPMGAAIFATEVLYKEADFEYEALMASAISSITAYSVFSSLFGWQHMFSVPTMYFYKPLELVSYTVLAVAIAIGAILFIQLFRQVKALANMTDYPIYLKTAVGGFVVGLFGIFLPASAGMGYGLLEAAFTEPKNYFFLLMVGILRMFTTSISVGSKTPVGLFAPLLIIGALLGVGIGSLLKQSGIFVVVNPSSFAVVGMAAFLAACEKTPISSIVLTAEITGGYELIVPALWVVAIAFLLTRKVNLEEAQVNTRVDSLVHADEYKINLLEHIKVEELMETKFLTVSKDKTLKEIYDIFANQKYNEILVLDENNKLYGIVTLHVLKTILNENLLNNFLLAADVANTDLVVVLPQESLYTLLNKIGFKEINTVPVVKSLDSMEVIGIIRRKAILNKIAQGNLNV, encoded by the coding sequence ATGAAAGATACCGCAAGTTTAAGTTTTTTGCAAAATAATATTGCCAGAAAATGGTTAATTTATGTTTTACTAGGCATATTTAGTGGTCTTGGTGCAATATTTTTATTTGTTATGATAAATTTCTTTAGCGTATATTTACTTAATCATATAGCAGGGTTTCCATTTAAGTTTCCTACAAATGAAAAATCTTTATTTACTTTAAAAAATGAGCCCTTTAAACCATTGATTTTTTTAATAATTATTACTGCTGGTGGTTTTTTAAGTGGCCTTATATTATACATATTTAATGATAAAGAGAGTGGAGTAAATAAAATTATAAAATACTTTCATCATAAATCAACTATAAGGCCAAAATCAGCAATAGTAAAACTTTTTGCAAGCTCAATTGCGCTTGGGAGTGGTTTTGCAGGTGGAAGAGAAGGTCCAGCAGCAGAAATTGGAGCTTCAATTGGCTCTTTTCTTGGTAATGTTTTTAACTTAAGTAACAAAGAAAAAAGAATGCTAATGGTAAGTGGACTTGCAGCAGGCATTGGTGCAATCTTTAGGGCACCTATGGGAGCAGCTATTTTTGCTACTGAAGTGCTCTACAAAGAAGCTGATTTTGAGTATGAAGCGCTAATGGCTAGCGCAATTTCATCAATTACTGCCTATTCAGTATTTTCATCTTTGTTTGGGTGGCAGCATATGTTTAGTGTGCCAACAATGTATTTTTACAAGCCACTTGAACTTGTTTCATACACAGTACTTGCGGTAGCTATTGCAATTGGCGCTATATTGTTTATTCAGTTATTCAGGCAAGTTAAAGCATTGGCTAATATGACAGATTATCCAATTTACTTAAAAACAGCCGTGGGTGGGTTTGTGGTAGGATTGTTTGGTATTTTTCTACCAGCAAGCGCTGGTATGGGGTATGGCTTACTTGAAGCTGCATTTACAGAACCGAAAAATTATTTCTTTTTGCTTATGGTTGGCATTTTAAGAATGTTTACCACTTCAATTTCAGTTGGCAGCAAAACACCGGTGGGTTTATTTGCTCCACTTTTAATAATTGGTGCTTTACTTGGAGTGGGTATCGGTAGTTTGCTAAAGCAAAGCGGCATATTCGTAGTTGTTAACCCTTCAAGTTTTGCTGTTGTTGGTATGGCTGCTTTTTTGGCGGCATGCGAGAAAACACCTATCTCTTCGATTGTTTTGACTGCTGAGATCACCGGAGGTTACGAACTTATTGTGCCTGCATTATGGGTGGTTGCAATTGCATTTTTATTAACAAGAAAAGTAAATTTAGAAGAAGCTCAGGTTAACACCAGAGTTGATTCACTTGTTCATGCTGATGAGTACAAAATCAACCTTTTAGAACACATAAAAGTTGAAGAGCTTATGGAAACAAAATTTTTAACTGTAAGCAAAGATAAGACACTCAAAGAAATCTATGATATATTTGCAAATCAAAAGTATAACGAAATACTTGTCTTAGATGAAAACAATAAGCTATATGGGATAGTTACACTACATGTATTAAAAACAATATTAAACGAAAATCTGCTTAATAATTTTTTACTTGCAGCTGATGTAGCTAACACTGATCTTGTAGTTGTTTTACCTCAAGAAAGTTTATATACACTCTTAAACAAAATTGGTTTCAAAGAAATTAATACGGTTCCGGTTGTAAAATCACTTGATAGCATGGAAGTGATTGGGATAATAAGACGAAAAGCAATACTGAACAAAATAGCTCAAGGAAATCTAAATGTTTGA
- a CDS encoding ATP-dependent helicase: MFDSLNDQQKKAVEICDKNLLIIAGAGSGKTKTLTYKIAYILKNNLARPWEILALTFTNKAADEMKDRVANILDTSIDNFYIGTFHALSLRFLRKIGKKYTIYDKHDQEMLIKEIITYLNLDKNKFQPSKVASYISKIKNSSNLEFPTKEFERIYKIYEEKLESNNAVDFDNILIKFIEELKNNHNLRQIFQNQFKYILIDEYQDTNNIQYEFIKQFYNGINHVFA, translated from the coding sequence ATGTTTGATTCGCTAAACGATCAACAAAAAAAAGCAGTTGAAATTTGTGATAAAAATTTACTTATAATTGCTGGTGCCGGCAGTGGTAAAACAAAAACTCTAACGTACAAAATTGCTTATATTTTAAAAAATAATCTGGCAAGACCCTGGGAAATATTGGCTTTAACATTTACAAATAAAGCTGCAGATGAAATGAAAGATAGGGTTGCGAATATTTTGGATACGAGTATAGATAATTTCTACATTGGTACATTTCATGCATTATCGTTGAGATTTTTACGTAAGATAGGCAAGAAATACACAATTTATGACAAACATGATCAGGAAATGCTTATAAAAGAAATTATAACATACCTTAATTTAGATAAAAACAAATTTCAACCATCTAAAGTTGCATCATATATTTCTAAAATAAAAAATTCTTCAAATTTAGAATTTCCAACAAAAGAATTTGAAAGGATTTATAAAATTTATGAAGAAAAACTTGAAAGTAATAATGCTGTTGATTTTGATAATATATTGATAAAGTTTATAGAAGAACTAAAAAATAACCATAATTTAAGGCAAATTTTTCAAAATCAATTCAAATATATTTTAATTGATGAGTATCAAGATACAAATAACATACAATATGAATTTATTAAACAATTTTACAATGGAATTAATCACGTTTTTGCAG